One window of the Macaca thibetana thibetana isolate TM-01 chromosome 1, ASM2454274v1, whole genome shotgun sequence genome contains the following:
- the LOC126942183 gene encoding cytochrome c oxidase assembly factor 3 homolog, mitochondrial: MAASGAGDPLDAKRGEAPFAQRIDPTGEKLTPEQLYSMRPAQLAQWQKVLPRRRTRNIVTGLGIGALVLALYGYTFYSISQERFLDELEDEAKAARARALARASGS; encoded by the coding sequence ATGGCAGCTTCGGGGGCTGGTGACCCTCTGGATGCTAAGCGTGGAGAGGCCCCGTTCGCTCAGCGTATCGACCCGACTGGGGAGAAGCTGACACCTGAGCAACTGTATTCCATGCGGCCGGCGCAGCTTGCCCAGTGGCAGAAGGTCCTACCGCGGCGGCGGACCCGGAACATCGTGACCGGCCTAGGCATCGGGGCCCTGGTGTTAGCTCTTTATGGTTACACCTTCTACTCCATTTCCCAGGAGCGTTTCCTAGATGAGCTAGAAGACGAGGCCAAAGCTGCCCGAGCCCGAGCGCTGGCAAGGGCATCAGGATCCTAA